A section of the Candidatus Polarisedimenticolia bacterium genome encodes:
- a CDS encoding phage holin family protein: MRVLLHWLLSALAMLLVAHFVPGFVVTGFVPALFAALIYGLINATLGLILKILTFPLSIVTFGLFLLVINALMLQFAAAILPGIAVQGFLPAFLAALLLAILGMIIRGVLRHDRREPIER; the protein is encoded by the coding sequence ATGAGAGTCCTGCTGCATTGGCTGTTGAGCGCGCTGGCGATGCTGCTGGTGGCGCACTTCGTGCCGGGATTCGTGGTGACGGGATTCGTTCCCGCGCTGTTCGCGGCGCTGATCTATGGGCTCATCAATGCCACGCTCGGCCTGATCCTGAAGATCCTCACCTTCCCGCTTTCGATCGTGACCTTCGGGCTTTTCCTGCTGGTGATCAATGCGCTGATGCTGCAGTTTGCGGCGGCAATTCTGCCCGGTATCGCTGTGCAAGGTTTCCTGCCGGCGTTCCTGGCGGCGCTCCTGCTGGCGATTCTCGGGATGATCATCCGCGGCGTGCTGCGCCACGACCGCCGCGAGCCGATTGAGCGCTGA